Proteins from a single region of Harpia harpyja isolate bHarHar1 chromosome 14, bHarHar1 primary haplotype, whole genome shotgun sequence:
- the LOC128151076 gene encoding ATP-binding cassette sub-family A member 9-like: MSKVASDSAMTGIIIEEVENEKKMETRGILEEDIIGVVFKDDFSYRLRFQSYSVVSPNDVFEHIDTCSNFSSSHCKVPLYWYAGFLTVQSSIDAAVIEVKTNHSVWEEMKSISGVRLKSPLIKPVYKLDYIWFIIYITLCFSPYMYFLSVKVIREKKKLKVLMRAMGLQDIAFWLSWSLLYTVYISITASLLTLITIKGVIHDHSFSEIYFFYFFYGIASIHFCFMLSSLLKQPNIASFVGFVLYVIFGFLGFLTLFEKLPPSSEWIFNLFSPFAFTAGISKMVKLEKYGPAFTPELYPFFNLYLILSLDSVLYLLLAIYFDKVLPGKYGAPYPPSFFLRPSYWFKPRSGYTGVRAGSESNHGPIPSNNTEPMPPGFDGKEAIRLNNIKKIYKKKDKRTEALRGLSLNIYEGQITALLGHSGSGKTALLHVLSGFSKPSAGSATIYNYKVSEVQDMEGIQAMVGICPQFNLHFEALTVKENLRTFAHIKGIQWKEVEQEVQKVLTMLDLTDLQDVRSDALSGGQKRKLSLGIAILGNPQVLLLDEPTAGLDPCSRHHVWSLLKERQAGRVTFFTTQSMEEADVHADRKAFLSNGRLQCVGSSLYLKRKWGIGYHLRMRINELCDPELTSSLVRQYIPNAVLKGQKGDELCYMLPLENTDSFPDLFSHLESSLLQGVVNYEVSRTTLEDVFLKLEHNEAIDQEFKTLTPTGKCEDGDLEERDQSLLVFSEQGSAAVSGMALWRQQVCAIMRVRFLKLKHEGKFLRSILLFFGIFILPMLMIFIEFQLWDSSTNWEMTASSYFLPTEEKIGDKSTNLLIFNDTGSEIEDFIAALKTQNIIPEITLEKNITSIPLYNGAIKISLEGKSYRFTVMCSAEPINCFPVLVNILSNTFLRLFNSTARIRVWSEPFYNTQSPELKSDIFFICLSYMLILAAGLPPHFAVSSMEDYKLRARAQLRLAGLFPSAYWCGQALVDVPLFWTLVCLMFGVLLLFNRFCPLPASTVLPLIVCVIGYGVSLVLLIYLIAFKFRTGRSNRYIWSFIFILVNFTLYMLSDLHEEFYFTVSTLIPVFPLLGWLIFSTPRFSLFHNVGLLESWNHIFVAVFAPYIHCVIFAFLLRCLEMRYGEAVTRLDPVFRIQRRRAVTHQNRDHPGEESPEVQAERERVRSVMTTLQQEEESVIIVNSLRKEYEDKKASSIFKKKKKVAVKNLSFSVKKGEVLGLLGPNGSGKSTTIDMISGDVTVTAGEVLLKGCDAAASSPGQDSPGCLGCCPQQDPLWPDLTVHQHLEVYAAVRGMRKEDAVVTISRIAKALDLQKHLKTPARRLSAGEARKLCFALSILGDPTVMLWDEPSVGMDPQGQRHMWKVIQTAMKSKERAAILSTQYLEEEAAAMCDRVAILVSGQLRYIGSLEELKSKFGTSYHLEVKMTDMGQSDALHAEILHLFPYAARQERTSSLLTYKIPMEDALPLSRTFSKLEAAKQNFRLEEYSLSLHTLQQVFVDLTRDPEEHDLDAASNGAVERRPLHA; this comes from the exons ATGAGCAAAGTGGCTTCGGATTCTGCAATGACGG gtaTAATAATAGAGGaggtggaaaatgagaaaaaaatggaaacgAGAGGAATTTTGGAGGAAGACATTATTGGTGTTGTTTTTAAGGATGATTTCTCCTACCGTCTCAGATTTCAAAGCTACAGTGTGGTGTCTCCAAATGATGTCTTTGAACACATCg atACCTGCTCCAATTTTTCATCAAGTCACTGCAAAGTTCCTTTGTACTGGTATGCAGGTTTCCTAACAGTGCAGTCCAGCATTGATGCAGCAGTCATAGAA GTGAAAACAAACCATTCCGTCTGGGAAGAGATGAAGTCAATTAGCGGTGTTCGTCTGAAATCACCCTTGATCAAACCTGTATATAAACTGGATTATATTTGGTTTATTATTTACATTACATTATGCTTCTCCCCATATATGTACTTTTTATCAGTGAAAGTtataagagagaaaaagaagctcAAGGTATTAATGAGAGCAATGGGTTTGCAAGATATCGCATTCTG GTTATCCTGGAGCTTGCTGTACACCGTTTACATTTCAATAACGGCAAGTCTGCTCACGCTGATCACGATTAAAGGAGTCATCCATGAtcacagcttttctgaaatatattttttttatttcttttatggcATAGCATCT ATTCACTTCTGTTTCATGCTCAGCTCCTTGTTAAAGCAGCCAAATATTGCCAGTTTTGTGGGATTTGTCCTTTACGTCATCTTTGGATTCCTGGGCTTTTTGACACTGTTTGAAAAACTACCACCGTCTTCGGAATGGATTTTTAATCTCTTCAGTCCTTTTGCCTTTACAGCTGGCATCTCAAAG atggtaaaattagaaaaatatggACCAGCTTTTACACCAGAATTGTACCCTTTCTTTAACCTATACCTCATACTGAGCCTTGACAGTGTCTTGTATTTGCTGTTGGCCATCTACTTTGATAAGGTTTTGCCTG GCAAATATGGAGCACCCTATCCACCTTCGTTCTTCCTGAGACCATCGTACTGGTTCAAGCCCAGGAGTGGGTACACGGGTGTGCGAGCTGGCAGCGAGAGCAACCACGGTCCTATCCCCAGCAATAACACCGAGCCGATGCCTCCAGGCTTTGATGGGAAGGAAGCAATTAG actaaacaatattaaaaaaatatacaagaaGAAGGACAAGAGAACCGAAGCTTTAAGGG GTTTGTCCTTAAATATATATGAAGGCCAGATCACTGCATTACTTGGTCACAGTGGATCTGGAAAAACTGCTCTCTTACATGTGCTCAGTGGATTTTCCAAGCCTTCAGCTG GTTCTGCAACGATCTACAACTACAAAGTTTCTGAAGTACAGGATATGGAGGGAATTCAGGCAATGGTTGGGATTTGCCCccaatttaatttgcattttgaagcCTTAACAGTGAAGGAAAACCTGAGAACTTTTGCTCACATCAAGGGGATTCAGTGGAAAGAAGTAGAGCAAGAG GTGCAGAAAGTTCTCACGATGTTGGACCTCACTGACCTTCAGGACGTTCGCTCTGATGCTCTGAGTGggggacaaaaaagaaaattgtctctTGGAATTGCAATTTTAGGGAATCCCCAG GTGTTGCTTTTAGACGAGCCAACAGCTGGGTTAGATCCCTGCTCCAGGCACCACGTGTGGAGCCTTCTGAAGGAACGCCAGGCTGGACGCGTGACGTTCTTCACGACCCAGTCCATGGAGGAGGCTGATGTTCATGCTG ATCGGAAAGCTTTCCTGTCAAATGGGAGATTACAGTGTGTTGGCTCATCTCTGTACTTGAAGAGAAAATGGGGAATTGGCTATCACTTAAG GATGCGCATAAATGAGCTGTGTGACCCGGAGCTTACATCATCCCTGGTCAGACAGTACATCCCCAATGCCGTGCTCAAAGGACAGAAAGGGGACGAGCTGTGTTATATGCTACCTCTGGAAAACACTGATAGCTTCCCAG ATCTGTTCAGCCATCTCGAGAGCAGTCTTTTGCAGGGGGTTGTTAATTATGAGGTTAGCAGGACAACCCTGGAAGATGTTTTCCTGAAGCTGGAGCACAACGAAGCCATCGATCAAGAATTTAAAACGTTGACTCCAACTGGCAAGTGTG AAGACGGAGACCTCGAGGAGAGGGACCAAAGCCTCCTGGTGTTTTCCGAGCAAGGGAGCGCGGCAGTGAGCGGGATGGCACTCTGGAGGCAGCAAGTGTGTGCCATCATGAGAGTTCGCTTCTTAAAACTAAAGCACGAAGGAAAGTTTCTCAGGTCCAT ATTGCTGTTCTTTGGAATATTTATCCTTCCAATGCTGATGATTTTCATTGAATTTCAACTGTGGGACAGCTCCACTAACTGGGAAATGACAGCTAGCTCGTATTTTCTTCCCACTGAAGAGAAAATTGGAGATAAATCAACAAATCTTCTCATCTTCAATGATACAG GTTCAGAAATTGAGGATTTCATTGCTGCTTTGAAAACTCAAAACATAATCCCAGAAATAACTCTTGAGAAAAACATCACAAGCATTCCACTGTATAATGGAGCTATAAAAATATCCCTGGAAGGCAAG AGCTACCGATTCACGGTCATGTGCAGCGCAGAACCCATCAACTGTTTCCCCGTGCTCGTGAACATCCTCAGCAACACCTTCCTAAGGCTCTTCAATTCCACTGCGCGCATCCGCGTCTGGAGTGAGCCCTTTTACAAT ACACAAAGCCCAGAACTAAAGAGTGatattttcttcatctgtctcAGCTACATGCTCATTTTGGCTGCTGGTTTGCCTCCTCACTTTGCAGTGAGCAGCATGGAGGATTACAAG CTCCGGGCTCGCGCCCAGTTGCGGCTCGCGGGGCTCTTCCCCTCGGCATACTGGTGCGGGCAGGCACTGGTGGACGTCCCTCTCTTCTGGACCCTGGTGTGCCTCATGTTCGGggttctgctgctcttcaaccGTTTCTGCCCCTTGCCGGCCAGCACCGTGCTGCCCCTG atCGTTTGCGTCATTGGTTACGGAGTATCTCTCGTCCTTCTCATCTATTTAATCGCTTTTAAGTTTCGCACTGGACGAAGCAATCGTTACATTTGGTCTTTCATCTTCATTCTG GTGAATTTCACTCTCTATATGCTCAGTGACCTACACGAAGAGTTTTACTTCACCGTCTCTACTTTGATTCCTGTGTTTCCACTGCTGGGCTGGTTGATATTTTCCACACCG cgTTTCTCATTGTTTCACAATGTTGGTCTTCTTGAGTCATGGAATCACATCTTCGTAGCTGTCTTTGCA ccTTACATCCATTGtgtgatttttgcttttctcctgcgCTGTTTGGAGATGAGATATGGAGAAGCAGTTACCAGACTTGATCCTGTCTTCAG GATCCAGCGGAGGAGAGCGGTCACCCACCAGAACAGGGACCATCCTGGGGAGGAGTCCCCAGAAGtccaggcagagagggagagggtGAGGAGTGTGATGACcaccctgcagcaggaggag GAGTCGGTTATCATTGTCAACAGTTTGCGCAAGGAATATGAAGACAAGAAAGCCAGTTccatctttaagaaaaagaagaaagttgctGTCAAAAACCTCTCTTTTAGTGTTAAAAAAG GAGAAGTATTAGGTCTGTTAGGACCCAACGGATCTGGAAAAAGCACAACTATAGACATGATTTCTGGAGATGTAACGGTGACTGCTGGGGAG gtGCTGCTCAAGGGCTGCGATGCGGCTGCCTCCTCCCCAGGGCAGGACAGCCCGGGATGCCTGGGCTGCTGCCCGCAGCAGGACCCGCTCTGGCCAGACCTCACGGTCCATCAGCATCTGGAGGTGTACGCCGCCGTGAGAGGGATGAGGAAAGAAGATGCAGTTGTTACCATCAGCCG CATAGCAAAGGCCTTGGATCTCCAGAAGCATTTAAAAACCCCAGCTAGGAGGTTATCTGCTGGAGAAGCCAGAAAG ctgtgttttgcGCTGAGCATCCTGGGAGATCCGACGGTAATGCTTTGGGATGAGCCGTCAGTGGGCATGGACCCGCAAGGGCAGCGCCATATGTG GAAAGTGATTCAGACTGCCATGAAAAGCAAGGAACGGGCAGCCATCCTCAGCACACAGtacctggaggaggaggcggcggcgatGTGTGACCGGGTGGCCATCCTGGTGTCGGGGCAGCTACG GTACATCGGTTCCCTTGAGGAGCTGAAAAGTAAGTTTGGCACAAGTTACCACCTAGAAGTCAAAATGACGGACATGGGGCAAAGCGATGCTCTCCACGCCGAAATTCTGCACCTCTTCCCCTACGCAGCTCGGCAAGAAAG GACTTCTTCTTTGCTTACCTACAAGATACCAATGGAAGATGCATTACCTCTGTCCCGGACTTTCTCCAAGCTAGAAGCAG CTAAACAGAATTTCAGGCTTGAGGAGTACAGCTTGTCATTGCACACTTTGCAACAG GTGTTTGTAGACCTCACCAGAGACCCAGAGGAGCACGACCTGGATGCAGCATCCAACGGGGCTGTGGAGCGGAGACCGCTTCACGCCTGA